The following proteins are encoded in a genomic region of Pseudomonadota bacterium:
- a CDS encoding M23 family metallopeptidase, with product MKRTLAQGTVVAVMLWLALSDFANSRLPEPTTPAPATASSMLSNTPHEEETSAPKLPSAPVLTEHALRVGHGDTLISLLTGAGVAMSEAHEVIEALKKSKTYNPKQLRPGIDVTLNFLTSPEETNGAGQTEKPQKTFLGLRLPIRYDEDAVVRRNDEDRFVAEKAVKPLRSELVRTGAAIETSLFEAAVNADIPTPVVIELIRIYSFDVDFQRDIRSGDSFEMMFERFRDEDGRVVHNGVVLYAELILGGKPYPIYRFSPEKEVTDYFNAKGESVRRALMRTPIDGARLSSGFGKRRHPILGYTRMHRGVDFAAPTGTPVFASGNGVVERANWYGGYGKYIRIRHNSRFKTAYAHLQSYANGLRKGARVRQGQIIGYVGTTGRSTGPHLHYEVIEFDQQMNPMGLDLPTGLKLEGRLLAEFETKRADIDKQFAKLPLQTQLASNEDDK from the coding sequence ATGAAGCGGACGCTAGCGCAAGGCACGGTCGTTGCAGTCATGTTGTGGCTGGCGCTCTCAGACTTTGCCAATTCCAGACTTCCTGAGCCGACGACGCCGGCTCCAGCGACGGCCTCGTCGATGCTTTCGAATACACCGCACGAAGAAGAGACGTCCGCGCCGAAGCTGCCGTCTGCGCCGGTTCTGACGGAACACGCCCTTCGGGTGGGTCACGGGGACACGCTGATAAGCCTCCTGACTGGCGCCGGGGTAGCGATGTCAGAGGCGCACGAAGTAATCGAGGCCTTAAAAAAATCCAAAACCTACAACCCCAAACAATTGAGGCCCGGGATCGATGTGACGCTAAACTTCCTCACGTCACCGGAAGAAACCAACGGCGCCGGCCAAACGGAAAAGCCGCAAAAGACTTTCCTGGGCCTGCGCCTGCCTATCCGATACGACGAGGATGCCGTCGTTCGCCGAAACGACGAGGATCGATTCGTGGCCGAGAAGGCCGTCAAGCCGCTGCGGTCCGAACTCGTACGCACCGGCGCCGCGATCGAGACAAGTCTCTTCGAAGCGGCGGTGAACGCGGACATACCGACGCCCGTCGTTATCGAGTTAATCCGTATTTATAGCTTCGACGTTGACTTCCAGCGCGACATCCGTTCGGGCGATAGTTTCGAGATGATGTTCGAGCGTTTTCGGGACGAAGACGGAAGGGTCGTTCACAACGGAGTCGTGCTTTACGCGGAACTCATACTGGGGGGCAAGCCTTACCCGATCTACCGCTTCTCCCCGGAGAAAGAGGTCACGGATTATTTCAACGCGAAGGGCGAAAGCGTCCGAAGGGCTCTGATGCGCACCCCTATCGATGGGGCCCGCCTCAGCTCCGGTTTCGGGAAACGGCGGCATCCCATCCTTGGCTACACGCGCATGCACCGCGGTGTGGATTTTGCCGCGCCGACCGGCACGCCAGTCTTCGCTTCCGGCAACGGCGTGGTGGAACGGGCGAACTGGTATGGCGGTTACGGGAAATACATCCGCATCCGCCACAACTCCCGCTTCAAGACCGCCTACGCCCATCTCCAAAGCTATGCAAACGGCCTACGGAAGGGCGCGCGCGTCCGCCAGGGCCAGATCATCGGCTATGTCGGAACGACCGGGCGATCGACGGGGCCTCACCTTCACTATGAAGTCATCGAATTCGACCAGCAGATGAATCCGATGGGGTTGGATCTGCCGACCGGCCTGAAACTCGAGGGCCGGTTGCTGGCCGAATTCGAAACGAAGCGCGCCGACATCGACAAGCAGTTTGCCAAGCTTCCCCTGCAAACCCAGCTTGCCAGCAACGAAGACGACAAATAA
- a CDS encoding type I restriction endonuclease subunit R: MSHFAESHVEEAALAWLTELGYATANGLDIGPDGGAPERASYGDVVLIERTRAAIARLNPALAPEPRAEALSKLIQAETPSLLVENRRLHRYMIEGVPVEVRRADGSIGGEQVRLIDFDDPDANDWLAVNQFTVIENKTNRRPDVVVFVNGLPVGVIELKNPGDENATLDGAFNQLQTYKAQIPSLFRTNAALVISDGIAARIGSLAADRERFMPWRTVTGNGPARKGTPELETLLRGVFDRRLFLDLVKDFIVFGDTGSDVVKILAGYHQFHAVRHAVERTLAASAPEGDRKAGVIWHTQGSGKSLLMAFYAGQIVKHPAMRNPTLVVLTDRNDLDDQLFATFSMCKDLLRQTPQQAADREDLRRVLDRPSGGVIFTTLQKFAPDPGTTDYPVLTDRRNVIVIADEAHRSQYGFRAKVARTTGDISYGFAKYLRDGLPHASFIGFTGTPIEKEDVNTPAVFGDYIDIYDISRAVEDGATVPIYYESRLARIELDEDEKPRIDAEIAELTEDEAETEQERLKRKWASVEALVGSQKRLTLVAEDLVRHFEDRAAALDGKAMIVCMSRRICVALYDAIVKLRPAWHSDDDETGAIKVVMTGAASDPPAWQPHIGKRPKARRELLAKRAKDPKDPLKLVIVRDMWLTGFDAPCMHTMYVDKPMKGHGLMQAIARVNRVFRDKPAGLVVDYIGIAQNLKSALGQYSGDDREQTGIDEAEAIRVLLEKFEIVRAMFRPGMPGGFDYRPAFDAAATPQARLAIMAGAIDWVLSFQQEEAARETSEEGKKRAHRRFADAVVALSKAFALAAASDEARAIRDEVGFFQTIRAALIKTMPGDGKKSAAERDLAIQQIVSRAVVSTEIVDIMKAAGLESPDISILSDEFLAEVRQTEKKNLAIEALKKLINGEVRSQSKRNVTQSRAFSERLEAAIARYHANAITTAQVLEELIQLAKDIRAARSRGEETGLSEEEIAFYDALAENESARQVMGEPTLRVIAHELVTVIKNNVTVDWMHRDSARANIRRHVKRLLRKYGYPPDLQDAAVQNVLQQAEALSSEWAA; the protein is encoded by the coding sequence ATGAGCCATTTTGCCGAAAGCCATGTCGAGGAGGCCGCGCTCGCCTGGTTGACGGAGCTTGGATACGCGACGGCGAACGGGCTCGATATCGGCCCCGACGGCGGCGCGCCGGAGCGCGCGAGCTACGGCGATGTGGTCCTGATCGAGCGCACCCGCGCGGCGATCGCACGCCTCAATCCCGCCCTTGCGCCCGAGCCCCGCGCCGAGGCACTCAGCAAGCTCATCCAGGCCGAGACGCCCTCTCTCCTCGTCGAGAACCGGCGGCTGCACCGCTACATGATCGAAGGCGTGCCGGTGGAGGTGCGCCGGGCGGATGGGTCGATCGGCGGCGAGCAGGTCAGGCTGATCGACTTCGACGATCCGGACGCCAACGACTGGCTGGCGGTGAATCAGTTCACCGTGATCGAAAACAAGACGAACCGGAGGCCGGACGTGGTGGTGTTCGTCAACGGCCTGCCCGTCGGCGTGATCGAGCTCAAGAACCCCGGCGACGAGAACGCCACGCTCGACGGCGCGTTCAACCAGTTGCAGACCTACAAGGCGCAGATCCCGTCGCTGTTCCGCACCAATGCCGCCCTTGTCATCTCGGACGGTATCGCGGCGCGCATCGGCTCGCTGGCGGCGGACCGGGAGCGCTTCATGCCCTGGCGCACGGTGACGGGAAACGGTCCGGCCCGCAAGGGCACGCCCGAGCTGGAAACGCTTCTTAGGGGCGTGTTCGATCGGCGCTTGTTCCTCGATCTCGTCAAGGACTTCATCGTCTTCGGCGACACCGGAAGCGATGTCGTCAAGATCCTCGCCGGCTATCACCAGTTCCACGCCGTGCGCCACGCCGTGGAGCGAACGCTGGCCGCGAGCGCGCCGGAAGGCGACCGCAAGGCAGGGGTCATCTGGCACACCCAAGGGTCGGGCAAGAGCCTGCTCATGGCCTTCTATGCCGGCCAGATCGTCAAGCACCCGGCGATGCGGAACCCCACCCTGGTCGTCCTGACCGACCGGAACGACCTCGACGACCAGCTCTTCGCCACCTTCAGCATGTGCAAGGACCTGCTGCGCCAGACCCCGCAGCAGGCGGCGGATCGCGAGGATTTGCGCAGGGTGCTCGACCGGCCTTCGGGCGGGGTGATTTTCACCACCTTGCAGAAATTCGCGCCAGACCCCGGTACGACCGATTATCCGGTCCTGACCGACCGCCGCAATGTGATTGTGATCGCCGACGAGGCGCACCGCAGCCAATATGGATTCCGCGCCAAGGTCGCGCGCACGACCGGCGACATTTCCTACGGATTCGCCAAGTACCTGCGCGACGGGCTGCCCCATGCGTCCTTCATCGGCTTCACCGGTACGCCGATCGAGAAGGAGGACGTCAACACGCCCGCCGTGTTTGGCGACTATATCGACATCTACGACATCAGCCGCGCCGTCGAAGACGGGGCGACGGTTCCGATCTATTACGAAAGCCGCCTGGCGCGGATCGAGCTGGACGAGGACGAGAAGCCGAGGATCGACGCCGAGATCGCCGAACTGACCGAAGACGAGGCGGAAACCGAGCAGGAGCGGCTTAAGCGCAAATGGGCGAGCGTCGAGGCGCTGGTCGGTTCGCAAAAGCGCCTGACCCTGGTGGCCGAGGATCTGGTCCGGCATTTCGAGGACCGGGCGGCGGCGCTGGACGGCAAAGCGATGATCGTCTGCATGAGCCGCCGCATCTGCGTGGCGCTCTATGACGCCATCGTGAAGCTTCGCCCCGCGTGGCACAGCGACGACGACGAGACGGGCGCGATCAAGGTGGTGATGACGGGCGCCGCCTCCGATCCGCCCGCCTGGCAGCCTCATATCGGCAAGCGGCCCAAGGCGCGGCGGGAGCTGCTCGCCAAACGCGCCAAGGATCCGAAGGACCCGCTCAAGCTGGTGATCGTGCGCGACATGTGGCTGACCGGCTTCGACGCGCCCTGCATGCACACGATGTATGTGGACAAGCCGATGAAGGGCCACGGGTTGATGCAGGCCATTGCCCGCGTCAATCGCGTTTTCCGCGACAAGCCCGCGGGCCTCGTCGTGGACTATATCGGCATCGCGCAGAACCTTAAGAGCGCGCTCGGGCAGTATTCCGGCGACGACCGCGAGCAGACTGGCATCGACGAAGCCGAAGCCATCCGCGTCCTTCTGGAAAAATTCGAGATTGTGCGGGCGATGTTCCGGCCCGGCATGCCGGGTGGCTTCGACTACCGTCCGGCGTTCGATGCCGCTGCCACGCCTCAGGCGCGGCTGGCCATCATGGCGGGCGCCATCGACTGGGTGCTGTCCTTCCAACAGGAGGAGGCGGCCAGGGAGACGAGCGAGGAAGGCAAGAAGCGGGCGCATCGACGCTTTGCGGATGCGGTGGTAGCGCTGTCGAAGGCTTTTGCGCTGGCGGCGGCAAGCGATGAAGCCCGCGCGATCCGCGACGAGGTCGGCTTCTTCCAGACGATCCGCGCGGCTTTGATCAAGACAATGCCTGGAGACGGCAAGAAAAGCGCGGCGGAGCGAGATCTCGCCATCCAGCAGATCGTGAGCCGTGCCGTCGTCTCCACCGAGATCGTGGACATCATGAAGGCGGCGGGGCTGGAAAGCCCGGATATCTCGATCCTGTCGGACGAGTTCCTGGCCGAGGTGCGGCAGACCGAAAAGAAGAACCTTGCCATCGAGGCTCTGAAGAAGCTCATCAACGGCGAGGTGCGATCACAGTCGAAGCGTAACGTGACCCAGTCCAGGGCTTTCTCGGAGCGACTGGAAGCGGCGATCGCGCGCTACCACGCCAACGCCATCACCACGGCACAGGTGCTCGAAGAGCTGATCCAACTTGCCAAGGACATCCGGGCAGCGCGTTCCCGCGGCGAGGAGACGGGCCTCAGCGAAGAGGAGATCGCCTTCTACGACGCGCTGGCCGAGAACGAGAGCGCGCGGCAGGTCATGGGGGAACCCACGCTGCGGGTGATCGCGCACGAACTGGTCACGGTGATCAAGAACAACGTCACGGTGGACTGGATGCACCGGGACTCCGCGCGCGCCAACATCCGGCGGCACGTGAAACGGCTCTTACGCAAATATGGTTATCCGCCCGACCTGCAGGACGCGGCGGTGCAAAACGTTCTTCAGCAGGCCGAGGCGCTGTCGTCCGAATGGGCAGCGTGA
- a CDS encoding restriction endonuclease subunit S translates to MARAQTITGGRDATAAVIPGRYALSVGLPNLPAPEGWRWTPLSSVARLESGHTPSRRHPEYWGGSIPWIGIRDATGNHGRVIQETIEYTNELGIENSSARVLPKDTVCLSRTASVGYVVVMGRPMSTSQDFVNWICSEDLNPYFLKYVLLAEREALLIFAVGSVHQTIYFPEAKAFHICMPDRKSQDAIVEVLGALDDKIELNRRMNETLEALARAIFKDWFVDFGSTRAKMEGRPPYLAPDLWSLFPARLDPDSKPEGWATSTIGQEVDVVGGSTPSTKEPAFWGGDIAWATPKDLSSLSTPVLLQTGRQITAEGLTQIGSGLLPVGTVLLSSRAPIGYLAIAQIPTAVNQGFIAMVCRKRLSNVFAWLWTQANVETILQKANGSTFQEISKTNFRPIPVTVASPAVLKAFDETVRPLFDRIVANDKENRALAATRDYLLPKLMSGEVRVRQADKLVGEAA, encoded by the coding sequence ATGGCGCGTGCGCAAACCATAACCGGTGGACGCGACGCCACTGCCGCCGTGATTCCGGGGCGCTACGCGCTGTCTGTTGGGCTACCTAATTTGCCGGCACCAGAAGGATGGCGTTGGACGCCGCTGTCGTCGGTCGCAAGACTTGAATCCGGTCATACACCAAGCAGACGGCATCCGGAATACTGGGGCGGCTCGATCCCGTGGATCGGCATTCGTGACGCGACAGGAAATCATGGCCGCGTCATTCAAGAGACAATTGAATACACGAACGAACTTGGGATTGAAAATTCCTCGGCTCGCGTTCTGCCGAAGGACACTGTTTGTCTGTCTAGAACGGCCTCCGTCGGTTACGTCGTCGTCATGGGTCGTCCGATGTCGACCAGCCAAGACTTCGTGAACTGGATCTGTTCAGAGGATCTAAACCCGTATTTCCTGAAGTATGTTCTGCTTGCTGAGCGCGAAGCCCTTCTGATTTTCGCGGTCGGGAGCGTCCACCAGACGATCTACTTCCCTGAGGCCAAGGCTTTTCACATCTGCATGCCGGATCGAAAGTCTCAGGATGCGATTGTCGAAGTCCTTGGTGCGCTCGATGACAAGATCGAGTTGAACCGCCGGATGAACGAGACGCTGGAGGCGCTGGCGCGGGCGATCTTCAAGGACTGGTTCGTCGATTTCGGTTCCACCCGCGCCAAGATGGAAGGCCGCCCGCCCTACCTCGCCCCCGACCTCTGGTCCCTCTTCCCCGCTCGCCTCGACCCCGACAGCAAGCCGGAGGGGTGGGCGACTTCGACCATTGGACAGGAAGTTGATGTCGTCGGTGGCTCTACGCCTAGCACAAAAGAACCCGCCTTCTGGGGCGGTGATATCGCTTGGGCGACACCGAAGGATTTGTCCTCTCTGAGCACGCCCGTCTTGCTGCAGACTGGACGGCAGATCACGGCGGAGGGCCTCACGCAGATTGGCTCAGGTTTGCTGCCTGTTGGGACAGTGTTGCTGTCCTCCAGGGCTCCTATCGGCTACTTGGCCATCGCGCAGATACCGACAGCTGTGAACCAAGGATTTATTGCCATGGTCTGCCGGAAGCGATTGTCCAACGTCTTCGCTTGGCTTTGGACCCAGGCGAACGTGGAGACTATCCTACAGAAAGCGAATGGTTCGACGTTCCAGGAAATCAGCAAGACTAACTTCCGGCCCATACCGGTTACTGTCGCGTCACCCGCTGTTCTGAAGGCGTTTGATGAAACAGTGCGTCCGCTATTTGATCGGATTGTCGCGAATGACAAAGAAAACAGAGCCCTAGCTGCTACGCGGGATTACCTGTTACCAAAGCTCATGTCTGGCGAAGTCCGAGTGCGCCAAGCCGACAAACTCGTCGGGGAGGCTGCATGA
- a CDS encoding AraC family transcriptional regulator: protein MPDSQPKNLIELIDFGAETPPARLSYAERIVHGGVGVSRCTLQPNPGAMLGASQFIVAIHEGEPFEMEWRLPENRQTERRRIVAGELHINPADRPIFLRWTSSPRVFVIAMERTFIEQVVSDAFDGNEPVLRTVIGIRDPVIEGMTAAWRQELAERGAGGRLYTEGLGSALAVHIFRTYGDGLKRSPPVIGGLGALRLRRVADYIEAHLAEAVSLRDLAAVAGLSTHHFGEAFKTSTGRPPHRYLIERRIRRGKELLLGADRSIAEVALAVGFASHSHFTDNFRKLTGTTPSRFRIDRR from the coding sequence ATGCCGGATTCGCAGCCCAAGAACCTAATAGAGCTGATCGACTTCGGCGCCGAAACTCCTCCTGCTCGGTTATCCTATGCCGAGCGGATCGTCCATGGTGGAGTCGGAGTCAGCCGCTGCACATTGCAGCCAAATCCGGGCGCGATGCTCGGCGCGTCACAGTTCATCGTCGCCATCCATGAGGGCGAGCCGTTCGAGATGGAATGGCGCCTACCCGAGAACCGGCAAACGGAACGGCGCCGGATCGTCGCCGGGGAACTTCATATCAATCCCGCCGACCGGCCGATCTTCCTGCGCTGGACGAGTTCGCCTCGGGTTTTCGTCATCGCGATGGAACGGACCTTCATCGAGCAAGTCGTGAGCGATGCCTTCGATGGGAACGAGCCAGTGCTGCGAACCGTGATCGGCATCCGCGATCCGGTCATCGAGGGCATGACAGCGGCGTGGCGCCAGGAACTGGCCGAACGCGGCGCGGGCGGCCGGCTCTATACCGAAGGCCTGGGATCGGCGCTCGCCGTCCACATCTTCCGTACCTATGGCGATGGATTGAAGCGGTCGCCGCCGGTGATCGGGGGACTCGGCGCGCTGCGCCTACGGCGCGTCGCCGACTACATCGAGGCGCATTTGGCCGAAGCTGTGAGCCTGCGCGATCTCGCGGCGGTAGCGGGTTTGAGCACGCATCATTTCGGCGAAGCTTTCAAGACCTCCACCGGCAGGCCGCCGCATCGCTACCTGATCGAACGGCGCATCCGCCGAGGCAAGGAGCTGCTGCTCGGTGCCGACCGGTCGATCGCCGAGGTCGCGCTCGCCGTTGGCTTCGCGAGTCATAGCCACTTCACCGACAATTTCCGGAAGCTGACAGGCACAACGCCATCCCGTTTTCGGATTGATCGGCGCTGA
- a CDS encoding ImmA/IrrE family metallo-endopeptidase — protein sequence MKRVEINPALLTWARMRAGLEPFDLQHRFAKLDAWEAGETQPTLKQLEAFARAVHVPIGYLFLPQPPDEPLPIPDFRTMEGRAVLRPSPNLLDTLYACQERQGWYREFALAMRQKEADFVGSVTLAAAPETVAARMAAALGFDLDARASCRTWEEAFRLFIRQADRLGVLVMVSGVVLSNNRRTLDPQEFRGFALADRRAPLVFINGADSKSAQMFTLAHELAHLWLGASALSDAGAAPLAGHRREEVWCNAVAAELLVPLATLRAELVRGEELSDTLQRLARRFKVSTLVILRRLLDAGWLDRPAFDAAWAAERERLRDIAARGGMGGGDFYRTTLSRVSRRFARALVESTLEGQTLYRDAFRMLGVARTETFNHIGREVGVIP from the coding sequence ATGAAGCGTGTTGAGATCAATCCTGCGCTGCTGACCTGGGCTCGCATGCGTGCCGGGCTGGAGCCGTTTGACCTTCAGCATCGCTTTGCGAAGCTCGATGCCTGGGAGGCGGGCGAGACACAGCCGACGCTGAAGCAACTGGAGGCTTTCGCGCGCGCTGTGCATGTGCCGATCGGCTACCTGTTTCTGCCCCAGCCGCCGGATGAACCGCTTCCCATCCCGGATTTCCGCACCATGGAGGGCCGTGCTGTCCTCCGGCCCAGCCCCAACCTGCTCGACACGCTCTATGCCTGCCAGGAGCGGCAGGGCTGGTATCGGGAATTCGCGTTGGCAATGCGCCAGAAGGAGGCCGATTTCGTCGGCAGCGTCACGCTGGCCGCCGCGCCAGAAACAGTGGCGGCGCGGATGGCTGCGGCGCTCGGCTTCGACCTCGACGCGCGGGCGTCGTGCCGCACCTGGGAGGAAGCGTTCCGCCTGTTCATCCGGCAGGCCGACCGCTTAGGCGTGCTAGTAATGGTGAGCGGGGTTGTCTTGAGCAACAACCGCCGCACGCTCGACCCGCAAGAATTCCGGGGCTTCGCGCTGGCCGACCGGCGCGCGCCGCTGGTGTTCATCAATGGCGCGGACAGCAAATCGGCGCAGATGTTCACGCTGGCGCATGAGCTGGCGCATCTTTGGCTGGGCGCCTCGGCGCTGTCCGATGCCGGCGCGGCGCCGCTTGCCGGCCATAGGCGCGAGGAGGTCTGGTGCAACGCGGTGGCGGCGGAACTGCTGGTTCCCTTGGCAACCTTGCGGGCCGAGCTGGTCCGTGGCGAAGAGCTGAGCGACACCCTGCAGAGGCTGGCACGGCGTTTCAAGGTCAGCACACTGGTTATCCTGCGCCGCCTGCTCGATGCAGGTTGGCTTGATCGGCCTGCCTTCGATGCCGCCTGGGCCGCCGAGCGGGAACGCCTGCGCGACATCGCCGCCCGCGGCGGCATGGGCGGCGGCGACTTCTACCGCACCACGCTGTCGCGGGTGAGCCGCCGCTTCGCGCGCGCCTTGGTCGAAAGCACGCTGGAAGGCCAGACCCTCTATCGCGACGCCTTCCGCATGCTCGGTGTCGCCAGGACCGAGACATTCAACCATATCGGGCGCGAAGTGGGGGTCATTCCGTGA
- a CDS encoding DUF2285 domain-containing protein, whose amino-acid sequence MTELDPDVADDVPWSNSITPYDEQHFVTYLRLLDAEDEGADWREVARVVLHRNPAAEPDRTRLCWETHLKRAKWMTESGYRKLLLDVRDTLSRKHGGSH is encoded by the coding sequence ATGACCGAGCTCGATCCCGACGTTGCCGACGACGTGCCTTGGTCAAACAGCATCACCCCTTACGACGAGCAGCACTTCGTCACCTACCTCCGGCTGCTGGATGCAGAAGACGAGGGTGCCGACTGGCGAGAGGTGGCGCGGGTCGTCCTGCACCGCAACCCGGCAGCCGAGCCCGACCGAACACGGCTATGCTGGGAGACGCATCTGAAGCGGGCCAAATGGATGACGGAGAGTGGCTATCGAAAACTGCTCCTGGATGTCCGCGACACGCTGAGCCGGAAACATGGTGGATCGCATTAA
- a CDS encoding DUF4411 family protein, producing MTRYLLDANIFIQAKNLHYGFDFCPAFWDWLVSRNQVGQVASIEKVGDELQAGGDELSDWATVRGRAFFLPPDDPVLPALARVSAWATGQTYEPAAIATFLQVADYWLVAHALAHGFTVVTHEVPADSTRKIKIPNACIGLSLTCVSPYEMLRRERARFVLGTGGTRP from the coding sequence GTGACCCGTTACCTTCTCGATGCCAACATCTTCATCCAGGCCAAGAACCTGCATTACGGCTTCGATTTCTGCCCGGCTTTCTGGGACTGGTTGGTGTCCCGGAACCAAGTGGGCCAGGTGGCAAGTATCGAGAAGGTCGGCGACGAACTGCAAGCAGGCGGGGACGAGCTTTCGGACTGGGCCACGGTGCGCGGACGTGCCTTCTTTCTGCCACCGGACGATCCGGTCCTGCCCGCACTCGCCCGGGTGAGCGCATGGGCGACCGGGCAGACATACGAACCCGCCGCGATCGCCACCTTTCTGCAGGTCGCCGATTACTGGCTGGTGGCGCATGCGCTCGCGCACGGCTTTACCGTCGTCACGCACGAAGTGCCGGCGGACTCGACCCGCAAGATCAAGATACCCAATGCCTGCATCGGTCTGAGCCTGACCTGCGTCAGCCCCTACGAGATGCTGCGGCGCGAACGCGCGCGTTTTGTCTTGGGTACGGGGGGAACGCGCCCATGA
- a CDS encoding helix-turn-helix transcriptional regulator — protein sequence MPKSLRTPRQERLQALLAEVRKARKLTQSDVAERLDRPQSFVAKYEGGERRLDVVEFVEVAQALETDPCALLSNLLHADEPLPPPIQSRRPKRTRA from the coding sequence ATGCCCAAATCGCTCCGCACGCCGCGGCAAGAACGACTGCAAGCATTATTAGCCGAAGTCCGGAAAGCCAGAAAGCTCACGCAATCCGATGTTGCCGAACGGCTCGATCGCCCGCAGTCCTTTGTAGCCAAGTATGAAGGCGGCGAACGCAGGCTGGATGTCGTTGAATTCGTCGAGGTCGCGCAAGCGCTTGAAACAGACCCCTGCGCATTGCTCTCGAACCTTCTTCATGCCGACGAACCTTTGCCCCCTCCGATTCAAAGTCGCCGACCAAAGCGCACCAGAGCATAG
- a CDS encoding class I SAM-dependent DNA methyltransferase yields the protein MFLAADKLRKNLEPSDYKHVALGLIFLKYISNAFEAKHAALLAEEPAAAEDPDEYLAENVFWVPKEARWSHLQANARQPTIGKLIDDAMGSIEAHNPGLKGVLPKDYNRPALDKVMLGELIDLISGIGLGEPGDKAKDILGRVYEYFLGGFAGSEGKRGGEFYTPRSVVRVLVEMLEPFKGRVYDPCCGSGGMFVQSEKFVESHGGRIGDIAIYGQESNYTTWRLAKMNLAVRGIDADIRWNNEGSFHKDELKDLRFDYILANPPFNISDWGGERLREDARWVFGAPPVGNANYAWLQHIWWHLAPAGTAGVVLANGSMSSAQSGEDAIRRAMVEADAVDCMVALPGQLFYSTQIPACLWFLARDKSNGIARDAKLRDRRGEVLFIDARKLGHMVDRTRKEFSDTDIAKITRAYHAWRAETEAGAYEDVPGFCKAATLEEVRQQAHVLTPGRYVGSAEFSEFDGLFADRLAELTDKLRSQFGEAEVLSARILQNLQRVTG from the coding sequence ATGTTCCTGGCCGCCGACAAGCTGCGCAAGAATCTGGAGCCGTCCGATTACAAGCATGTTGCGCTCGGGCTGATCTTCCTTAAGTACATTTCGAACGCCTTCGAGGCCAAGCACGCGGCCCTGCTCGCCGAGGAGCCCGCCGCCGCCGAGGACCCCGACGAATACCTGGCCGAGAACGTCTTCTGGGTGCCGAAGGAGGCCCGCTGGTCGCACCTGCAAGCTAATGCCCGCCAGCCCACGATCGGTAAGCTGATCGACGACGCCATGGGGTCGATCGAGGCGCACAACCCCGGCCTCAAGGGCGTGCTGCCCAAGGACTACAACCGCCCCGCCCTCGACAAGGTGATGCTGGGCGAGCTGATCGACCTGATCTCGGGCATCGGCCTTGGCGAGCCGGGCGACAAGGCCAAGGACATATTGGGCCGCGTCTACGAATATTTTCTGGGCGGCTTCGCCGGGTCCGAAGGCAAGCGCGGCGGCGAATTCTATACCCCGCGCTCGGTCGTGCGCGTACTGGTCGAGATGCTGGAGCCCTTCAAGGGCCGCGTCTACGATCCCTGCTGCGGCTCGGGTGGCATGTTCGTTCAGTCCGAGAAGTTCGTCGAAAGCCACGGCGGGCGGATCGGCGACATCGCCATCTACGGGCAGGAAAGCAACTACACCACCTGGCGGCTGGCCAAGATGAACCTCGCGGTGCGCGGCATCGACGCCGACATCCGCTGGAACAACGAGGGCAGCTTCCACAAGGACGAACTCAAGGACCTGCGCTTCGATTACATCCTCGCCAATCCGCCCTTCAACATCTCGGACTGGGGCGGCGAGCGGCTGCGCGAGGATGCCCGCTGGGTGTTCGGCGCGCCGCCCGTGGGCAATGCCAACTATGCCTGGCTCCAGCACATCTGGTGGCACCTGGCGCCTGCCGGCACGGCGGGCGTGGTGCTGGCCAACGGCTCGATGTCCTCGGCCCAGTCGGGCGAGGACGCGATCCGCCGCGCCATGGTCGAGGCCGACGCGGTGGACTGCATGGTGGCGCTGCCGGGGCAGCTTTTCTATTCGACCCAGATTCCGGCCTGCCTGTGGTTTCTGGCGCGCGACAAGTCGAACGGCATCGCGCGCGATGCGAAGCTGCGCGACCGGCGCGGCGAGGTGCTGTTCATCGACGCGCGCAAGCTAGGCCACATGGTGGATCGCACGCGCAAGGAATTCTCCGACACCGATATCGCGAAGATCACGCGCGCCTATCATGCCTGGCGAGCTGAAACTGAAGCGGGTGCTTATGAAGACGTGCCGGGGTTCTGCAAGGCAGCGACACTTGAAGAAGTAAGGCAGCAGGCTCATGTCCTGACACCAGGACGGTACGTTGGATCGGCCGAATTCAGCGAGTTTGACGGACTTTTCGCGGATCGCCTCGCAGAGCTGACAGACAAGCTCCGCAGTCAGTTTGGCGAAGCAGAAGTTCTCTCTGCCCGCATTCTCCAAAACCTTCAGAGAGTGACGGGCTGA